ATGCTCTCTTGTCTCTATGGGGCCTTGTGTAATGATGAGCAGTAAATTATCCAAGAAGATAATTACAAATTAGCTGTTAGGATTAATATATAGATTAAAATTGTTAACTAAAAAATTCTGATTACCTCTGTTGTGATTAAAAACTACATCCATTTAAATCTTTTAACATGTTTCAGTTACTACTAAAGTAAATATAAAGGATTTATAGATTCTCTGGGAAGAGAAATACTAACTACTTGATAATGCAGGGTTTTAACCTTATAGTGAAGTAGCACCAAAgcattttgcttttctgatagttttctttgcttgcagtccttttattattaaagatatatTTGACTAGTCTTAGAGCTTGAGAAATtactgttgagcagggaaccatagaaaatataaagagttAATTCAGCTGTCACACTTGAAACCTAAAGGTGCAATTTGAAATTACACATCAGCTGTTCCAGAAATGAGCTTATAAAATTTTGCTGCATACTGCAGAAAATATGGCAGAGATTTAATTGTCCCTACTTGTCACAATAAATGAttataatatatactaaatattattGTCCATGAAAAATATGGGATAAGAATTATTAAGCATTTTCAGTTTgagatataaaatggaaaattgctGATCTAATGAAATATACAGGAGCCCATACAGTTGATTCTAATGTATATCTGCAATTATAATCCCGTATCTCCAATTGACTACTTGACATTTCCACTTCGATGACCTTATTATTTAATGTACCTATTATCTGATGCTGAATCCTTGATCAGTAATGTAACTTCCAATTACAGTGTttccatgggaaaaaaatagacTCCATTTTGTGACATGTCTTACAGTGTAGTGAAAAATGACTATTGTTATTTTGAAggacatttgcatttctttcattatcACTACAAACTCTTCATATACCAATTGCATTCTTCTCTCATTCCAAACTACCTGCAAGGCAAGACAGCCCAGCATAGTTGAGAACACTGGACTTGTATCCTGCTTTGGATACTGACACTAGCTATATGACATCAGGATGTCTCCTTAGACatgatttttccttatttataaaatgagtgtGTTGGACTAGAAGATCTGTAACATTGCCTTAGGtctcttgctatttttaaaaaaaaaattgagctctTTAAGTGCACTAACCTTGGAGGGTTGTATGACTGTAAAATGTGGCCAGTTTTCTTCTGGTTTCAATGGAGTCACCTGACTATTATCCATTCAGTTATCAAATAGCCttgttagggacacctggctggctcagtcagaagagcatgtgactcttgatctaagggTTTTGAGTTTGGgcaccatgttgggtgtagagataacttaaaaataaaatcttaaaaaaccagCCTTGtacattgtttttcatttgaaattttcccTATTTATTCCCGTTTTTCTTTGCATTGTTGTTTATCATAGTCCAAATCTAGATCAAATAAGAACTTCCTGTCTGATTCCAGTCTTTCTTCACTCTGTTTTGTCCCCATACTGCTTTTTAACTCATCTTCCCTCAAGACTAGTTCCATCAAGTTACTTCTACTTAGAAAATGTTACTGGCCTACATCTGCATATCATGTAACAGCTTGTTCATCCATTGAGCTTTCAAATCCCTAGCATTGACTTTCTGTTTTAATTATATTGGTCTCCTTATCCTCAtcctattttctttaaatctgtgGTTTTACCAAGTTATTCTCCTTACTTGAAtgccttctccttttccctattcTGTAATTCTGAGACTACCTTTTGAAACTTCACCCACTTTAGCAGCATGTGGCATTCTCTGATGGCTTTTGCTACcatttaaaggataaaaaattatggaaagagatggaaaacacaTGTTTATTAAGTGTTGCCTTGTGCCAGGCCTATCACCTCATTTAAATTTGTCAACAATCCTTTGAGATAGGTGGCATTAACCATAACTCTGGGGCTCAAAGAAGAAAACTAACTTCCATAAGATCACCTGGCTAGTGAGCAGTAGAACTGGGATTTAACTCTGGCATCTTTTTACTTCTCCCTGAAGAAAATGGCCAAAGAACCACTGTTGCTTTATTTGCCATCCCCCAACCCCAGCAAACGCATAAACAGAATCAAAGGCACAAATTAAATGCTTAACATATAGTCTGTTACCTAGCAGATGTTCACTAAAGATTtagataaacatttttcttaaattttgagaGTCTAcatattttgatagtttttttttacctaatacaTCAAAGGAGCTTGAAGTAGAGGAGGCCTTTCATCTGATACGgactgtttcattttgttttaggaACCCCAGGGAGATCTTTAAGTAGTGTTGTGATTTGAAATCTTTCAAAGGGAAAgtagcaaaatattttcatttttgacattGAAGCCTGAAAGATGACCTTCATCTATTCAGCAATCATTCTCTCTTGACACTGACTAGATAACATCAGGGCTAAGGGTGAATGAACAATTTCAGCAGTGTTAATGAGATTTTAATGGAAGTCATACAAATTGTTGGTAGTCATTTATGTACTTGGACTTATCAGTgactattaaaatgaaaatgtggtttTTAACATTAGTAGCTAACTTAAGAGAATTTCATTCTAAGCATCATGGTCACCTTGCATAGTGATCAACCCTATTTCTGTGTCTTCGTTAGGCTCTTCTATGCAGTCGACTTCCCATTGCCTGTCACCTTATAGCTCTTCTAAGTTTTAATCCTGCAGCTTTAACTCACTGCTAGATATTTCTGTTGATGATCTGTCATTTCAAATCTAGCATTTGTCATTTGCTATTTTGTATAATTGAATGTTTGTGTTATAATATTATCTTCCCCAGTAGGAGTTTTTGTATAAGGACCATGACTTAAAATCCTTTGAATCCCCTGTACCTATTAGAGTGATACAGGTATGGTAGGAGGCCAGGTGTATGAGTGTAATAATCTTCATGGCTAAAGTAGCTTTTATCTTTTGgtaacttcaaaagcctagtaaTCATCCAGAGTTGAGATGCAATTGCAAaggacaacaacaaaaaggtggTATTTTGTACCTtgtaaaaatgaaagcatttatcttttaaaattatctactacttgtagaagaaattatttttttggatgaATGACTtaaatttacttgtttattttaaaaagtttatttatttaagtatatcTCTACAcgcaacatggggctcaaacttaatgaccctgagatcaagtgttgcatgctcctccaactgagccagccaggtgtctctaaacacatttatttgaaattaaatccATTCTGGCTTGTGGAGGTGACAAATATGTTTATTACCctgattgtggtgatagtttcatGGGCATATGCATATGTCCAAAGttctcaaattatatatattagatatgtACTATTCTTTGTATCCCTTTGGACTCAATTGTTAAAAAACTAAATCCATTCTAACTGGCTTATAATagacaatataaaaattacagCACTTATTTTTGGTGCTCATCTCACTTTAAACTGATTTTCTGTGTATTAGTCTTGCtcacttttctcctttgtctATCCATTGTCTcagtattttttctaatttttctgtcaTAAAACTCTGATCTTTAAAGTGTTTTTGCTCTATATTAacagcatattttaaattattttaattgcctTGAGGTTGTTAATACTGAATTGAGCACAAGGACCATGgcttatttgtctttatattggCAGTATTTCCAGTGTAGTGTTGAGCAAAATGCCAAGTCATGGCAGATCCTTCCCATCTCCTGAGATGGAGTCCAATGTTCCTTATTCATCATGCTGTATAACCCCTAGCCTACATTCACATTGTGAAATAAAAACCCTAATGATGATTGACTCCTAAGTTAGCATTTTATTAACAAGTCTTGATTATGAATTTAAGCTTTTGGGAAATATCTCATTCAACAAGTGACTGTATAGAAAGAATATGTTGATGTTGCTGCTTTGTCTAAAATAGGAGTGAATCAGAATTAATGTCTCATTATTCTGTATTTGTCATTAAAACGTAATTTTTAATCAATATGTAATATGTTGTGctatttaaagtgtatttttgaaaaattttgcttttcctacccccttcttatttttataaagttaccAGGCAGTGACATTGCAAGTGGGAGTGATGTACTTTCTGATGTCATACCCAGTATTCCGAGTTCACCTTGCCTgcttcctaaaaagaaaaataagcaccGGAATTTAGATGAACTTCCTTGGAGTGCAATGACAAATGATGAGCAGGTAGggatcttgacattttttttaaaagattttatttgtttattcatgagagacacacacatacacacagaggcagagacacaggcagagggagaagcaggctccatgcagggagcccgacgtggaacttgatcccaggtcttcaggatcacgccctgggctgaaggcagcactaatctgctgagccacctgggctgcctggatcTTGACATTCTTAATTGAAAGCATatatgtagagattacttgaagcTCAGTGTATTACCTATTTAAAGCTACTAGGTAAATGTGGATTGCCTAGTAAAATCTGAGTGAGGGCTTTAACTGTTTTTGCAGGGAACAAATATAAGTGCTTTTGATGTTTGAAACACATtataaatgacattaaaatatcAGAAGTTTTGGCATTGATcttgtttattataatttttcatcaCATAGGTGGAATATATTGAGTATCTGAGTCGTAAAGTCAGTACGGAGATGGGTCTTCGGGAGCAActtgatattataaaaataattgatcCTTCGGCTCAGATTTCCCCTACGGACAGTGAGTTTATTATTGAACTTAACTGTCTCACAGATGAAAAACTGAAGCAGGTAtgtaaagaaaatacagattgTACAGCTATTAACAAaaccattattttataaaatgtagacTTGGATCATTGTAtgttaaaatacacaaataattaaGGTCTAAATCACTGCTGTGAGATgtaatattagaaaaaatgatGGCAATATTTGAGAGCACATAGTTGTAAGGTTTTAGGTACATCTCACCTGGCAATACCTTTCTGGGATCATGTGGATCTAGGACCTGCTGTTTAGTTGTGTAGGCTTTGAAACTTAATTTTACCACTTAAGGGATGgttatgctatttatttattttaactcacCTTTAAAAAGAGTGATTGACAGAATCAAAACACTGATTCTTGAGAGCTATCTATACTTGAGTGAACATCTGAATTGGGAGATTTGAGTAATCTTATGGAGTAATTGAGCCTGtgtagggtaaaatgtaattttcattcAGCTATTTTGAAATCCACATttctttatctccatttttcttcGGTACATAGGTGAATGAATACTTATGTTCTATTTTcgttttttaaaagcttttttttttttgcatttatcatcgcttgcaaaaatgtttttattcagtATTTCTCTCAACAGACATACTATAATTTTTACATTCCAGCTCATTTTCTATTAGTATTGAAATTGATGCCCTGCATTTGAAGACAGGTACCATGGGCCCCTAGCTAAGATTTAGGAAACACCCTAATCTTAGATATAATCAGGAGCTTACTTAAATCATATTGAGACCTTTAAAAAATGCCTAATCTGATTTGTTCTATTGTTAATTTCTCTgagtgttattttcttttttttaaaggatttattttttagagcaagcgagcagtgggaggggcagagggaaagagagaaacttcagcaaattccatgttcagtgcagagcccagcacagggcttgatttcatgaccctgagatcaggacctgagctgaaatcaagagctgaacacgtaactgactatgccacccagcaCCCTGAGTGTTATTTTCTTAGAATCCTAGATTCTGGAGGCTAGTAGCCTTCCATTTGctgattattttatatgttttaaaaatatagctccATAATATATATCCTAGAATTTTGAACAATGTTAATTTTTCTAGTACTTGTTTGTATatttagagatttctttcttccttatagTCTACTTATGTACATCTGTAGcacttttttatttgatttatttaacaaTGTTAAGTGTCtgttatgtattaaatattaggatacaaaagagtttaaaaaatgatCCTTGTCTTCACAGCGTCTACAACTCAAGAAAGAGCCAAAGAAATCAATGTAGGTTATAATCCAAGATCATAAATCTGTATTATAATACAGATACAATCATATTATAATACaataagtgttatttttatttctttataattactGTCTTTTACTCGATTTGTTAAACATCTATTACAATCCAAGTTCTTTTTTTGGGGGTACACTCATCAAAAGCAAGAACATAGATACAGTACTATTAAATAATCTATAGGCTGTATTCAGGTTACACTCGATTTTCAACCAATGTCTTGTTTTATCTCAAGATCCaatccaatcttttttttaaagtttttatttaaattccagttagttaacatacagtgtaatattagtttcagatgtacaatttagtgattcagcacttagGTACAATAgtcagtactcatcacaagtgcactgtttaatccccatcacctattcaactcatcccctcaccctccttccctctggtaaccatcagtgtgttctccgtatttaagagtctgtttcttggtttctcttcactcttttccccctatgctcatttgtttggctttttaaattccacatatgagtgaaatcatatgatatttgtcattctctgactaacttatttcacccAGGATtaatactgtctagctccatccacattgctgcagatggcaagatttcattcttttttatggctgagtaatattccactatgtgtgtatacacacacacacacacacaatcttctttatgcattcataaGTTGAttgacatttgggctctttccataatttcctgttgttgataatgctggtACAAACCTAGGGGAAGcgtgtgtccctttgaattagttttgtattcttcaggtaaatacctagtagtgcaatttctggatcatGGGATAgtactatttttcactttttgagaagCCTTCTTACTGTTAtctggagtggctgcaccagtttccattcccaccaacagtgcaggagggttcctcttcttccccatccttgtcaatacttggtgtttcttgtgttgttgattttagctgttctgatgggtgtgaggggtatctcattatagttttgatttgtatttccctgctgaTGAGCACATCTGTAGCACTTTTGATAATGTTTTACATTATGTACAATATTCTTTTCTCCAGTATTTTCAGGTAGAATGTCAAGGAACAACACTAACCAGTGTTTGTCTGTGTGTTCCAAGGTCAGAAACTATATCAAGGAGCATAGCCCTCGCCAAAGGCCTGCAAGAGAGGCCTGGAAGAGAAGCAACTTTAGTTGTGCAAGCACCAGTGGAGTGAGCGGTGCCAGTGCCAGTGCCAGCAGCAGCAGTGCCAGCATGGTCAGTTCTGCAAGCAGCAGTGGGTCCAGTGTTGGAAACTCTGCTTCAAACTCCAGTGCCAACATGAGTCGAGCACACAGTGACAGCAACTTGTCTGCAAGTGCAGCAGAACGGATTCGGGATTCAAAAGTAAAATGTCTAATCAATACAAAACTTTACCTTTCAATATTAACATTAGTACTTCTTCATATAAATTTCTTGAAGAGTTAAAATTATCTTGCTTTCTAGATGCCTGTGGGTTTTGGCTTTAATTGAACAAGCAGGATACTCTGCTTGAGTAAAGCCCTTCAGGCTGAGTGCTTTGAAATACTGTTTTGACCCACACCCATATCACATTcaattttatctgatttttgtgtctgttttaagTAAGATAAATTGATGGAAATAGTGAGTCTCAAGATTGCAATATTGACTGTAACTCACTACTGAGCAGGTCTCACTATGTTGCTGATGTTGCTGTCTATCAGCTCCTAACAATGTTCTGcatgtcgtgtgtgtgtgttaaatgttttcttaatgttttaatcTTGAATGTTtattagatcttttaaaaatataataacaccTTCTCTAATTTCTGTCTATTTACAGTTGAAGAATTCTTTGTGATAATATTGGGCACATAAAAAAATAGGGAGGTGTAGTGTATTTAGAatgtttttgtgaaaaaaaaaaaaagaatgtttttgtgATGCTTTAGGTAAGTTCAGTTCCTTGCAGTGGTGACAGTTTGGAGCCAACGTAAAGATAAAAAGGGTATCTCATAACTCTTTGGGAACCCAGTGGTGACTAGAAGATACACAGTGATTCCTTCCCTGGTTTGTACCAAAGTAGAAACATAGCCATCTTTGTTGGTTGCCAGGGTATTCCTCTAgatattcttcattctttttttcttgcatcaGTTCACCAGTGACAAGGAAGAACACCCACTGGGTTTCTAATGGGCTTTTAAGATGGTATTTGCCTAATATGGAGAAGACGTGATTCTTTCCCGCCATTGTAAAATTGCTAGAGCTTTTGAATGAAAGATACCTTAAAAGCATAAGCATTAGAGATTTTGgcaatgttctctttttttaaaattttttttaaaatttttatttatttatgatagtcacacagagagagagagagaggcagagacacaggcagagggagaagcaggctccacgcaccgggagcctgacgtgggactcgatcccgggtctccaggatcgcgccctgggccaaaggcaagcgccaaaccactgcgccacccagggatccccaggcaatGTTCTCTATGTTGGCATTCAGTATTGTTTATTATGTGTTCACTCTGCAGTGACACCCATGTACCTTAATTTGGTTAAAAAAGGCTTTGGAATGATTGATTATCTATAACTAATCAAAATGATCAAATTTCAGTCCTTCCTAAGATTCACTGGTCAAATaccataaaaatagaatcttgaGGCATCATTTCCCTCAGTTCATTCCAGTGGCTCACTTACTGGAACCAGGATCATACTGCAAAGGAATTTGAACATCtccaaatattctgaaaatacagAATTTGATCCCTAAAAAATTCTGAGATGGGTATGTCAGAACTGAACCTTActgatttagaaatttttattttgacagaaGCGATCCAAGCAACGGAAGTTACAGCAGAAGGCTTTGCGCAAGAGGCAGCTGAAAGAGCAGAGGCAGGCTCGAAAGGAGAGGCTCAGTGGGCTCTTCCTTAATGAAGAAGTGCTGTCCTTGAAAGTGACTGAGGAAGACCATGAAGCAGATGTAGATGTTTTGATGTAATAAGGATGGATTTATTGGCATTCTTTTTAGGCGTTAAAGTG
The window above is part of the Vulpes lagopus strain Blue_001 chromosome X, ASM1834538v1, whole genome shotgun sequence genome. Proteins encoded here:
- the FAM199X gene encoding protein FAM199X; this translates as MSDETSATTSYEKFLTPEEPFPLLGPPRGVGTCPSEEPGCLDISDFGCQLSSCHRTDPLHRFHTNRWNLTSCGTSVASSECSEELFSSVSVGDQDDCYSLLDDQDFTSFDLFPEGSVCSDVSSSISTYWDWSDSEFEWQLPGSDIASGSDVLSDVIPSIPSSPCLLPKKKNKHRNLDELPWSAMTNDEQVEYIEYLSRKVSTEMGLREQLDIIKIIDPSAQISPTDSEFIIELNCLTDEKLKQVRNYIKEHSPRQRPAREAWKRSNFSCASTSGVSGASASASSSSASMVSSASSSGSSVGNSASNSSANMSRAHSDSNLSASAAERIRDSKKRSKQRKLQQKALRKRQLKEQRQARKERLSGLFLNEEVLSLKVTEEDHEADVDVLM